A single region of the Pontimicrobium sp. SW4 genome encodes:
- the nagB gene encoding glucosamine-6-phosphate deaminase, with protein sequence MTIFNYKNIVYNEAGKFEDTRFEKIHNVIFESSQEASILVAQEIATLIKEKASKNKPCVLGLATGSSPIKVYEELVRMHNEEGLSFSNAITFNLDEYYPMDKHNIQSYWYFMYEHLFNHIDILPENINIPDGDVNSENLYQYCIDYELKIDAVGGLDFQLLGIGRTGHIGFNEPGSHFNSGTRNITLDHITRVDAAPAFLGIDNVPKKAITMGIGTVRKAKRIVLLAWGVNKAEIVKKTIEGMITSNVPATYLQEHNNTTFILDTGASSDLTRVKTPWLVTSCIWTEKLKLKAVVWLSELTNKAILRLTDKDYNDNGMSDLLTKEGTAYDLNIKMFNKLQHTITGWPGGKPNADDSKRPERGTPAKKRIIIFSPHPDDDVISMGGTFDRLVEQGHEVHIAYQTSGNIAVSDEEALKFAEITNAFSSETDKSKKIIKFLKEKTKNNVDCDETRKLKGLIRRSESLAATRYLGLEDKNVHFLDLPFYETGTIKKNNLSQDDIDIMCSLIEHVKPHQIYAAGDLADPHGTHKVCLDALFAALDVLKPRPFMNDCWVWLYRGAWHEWESYEIEMAVPMSPDQVLKKRHAIFYHQSQKDGVMFQGDDSREFWMRAEERNRKTANKYNALGLANYAAMEAFVRYHF encoded by the coding sequence GTGACTATTTTTAATTATAAAAATATCGTATATAACGAAGCGGGGAAGTTTGAAGACACACGTTTTGAAAAGATTCACAATGTCATTTTCGAATCTTCGCAAGAAGCATCAATCTTAGTAGCACAAGAAATAGCTACATTAATTAAAGAAAAAGCTTCCAAAAACAAACCTTGTGTTTTAGGGTTGGCAACAGGTTCTTCCCCAATAAAAGTTTATGAGGAATTAGTAAGAATGCATAATGAAGAAGGCTTAAGCTTCTCTAATGCTATCACTTTTAACTTGGATGAATATTATCCTATGGATAAACATAACATTCAGAGTTATTGGTACTTCATGTATGAGCATTTGTTTAATCATATAGACATTCTACCAGAAAATATTAATATCCCAGATGGTGATGTAAATAGCGAAAACCTTTATCAATATTGTATAGATTATGAATTAAAAATTGATGCTGTTGGAGGGTTAGATTTTCAGCTCTTAGGAATTGGACGAACAGGCCATATTGGGTTTAATGAACCTGGATCCCATTTTAACTCTGGTACAAGAAACATTACTTTAGATCATATCACAAGAGTTGATGCAGCTCCTGCTTTTTTAGGGATAGATAATGTCCCAAAAAAGGCAATTACTATGGGAATAGGCACTGTTAGAAAAGCAAAACGTATTGTGCTTTTGGCTTGGGGAGTTAATAAGGCTGAAATTGTTAAAAAAACTATAGAAGGAATGATTACTTCAAATGTTCCAGCTACTTATTTACAAGAACACAACAATACTACATTTATTTTAGACACTGGAGCATCATCAGATTTAACAAGAGTAAAAACTCCTTGGCTAGTTACTTCCTGTATTTGGACAGAAAAGCTAAAGTTGAAAGCAGTTGTTTGGCTAAGCGAGCTTACAAATAAAGCCATTTTAAGGCTTACTGATAAAGACTATAATGATAATGGAATGTCAGACCTTCTTACCAAAGAAGGGACTGCCTATGATTTAAATATAAAAATGTTTAATAAGCTCCAACATACTATTACAGGGTGGCCTGGAGGAAAACCAAATGCAGATGATTCTAAAAGACCCGAAAGAGGTACTCCTGCTAAAAAACGTATTATTATTTTTAGTCCTCATCCAGACGATGATGTTATCTCAATGGGAGGAACTTTTGATCGGCTCGTAGAACAAGGCCATGAAGTACACATTGCTTACCAAACTTCTGGTAATATTGCAGTATCAGACGAAGAAGCTTTGAAATTTGCTGAAATAACTAACGCATTTAGTTCTGAAACTGATAAATCCAAAAAAATTATTAAGTTCTTAAAAGAGAAAACCAAAAATAATGTAGACTGTGATGAAACTAGAAAACTAAAAGGATTAATTCGTAGAAGCGAATCTTTAGCAGCAACGAGATACTTAGGCCTTGAAGATAAAAATGTGCACTTTTTAGACTTACCTTTCTATGAAACAGGAACTATAAAAAAGAATAATTTATCACAAGATGATATCGATATAATGTGTAGCTTAATTGAGCATGTTAAACCACATCAAATTTATGCGGCTGGGGATCTTGCAGATCCTCATGGAACTCACAAAGTTTGCCTTGATGCATTATTTGCTGCTCTAGATGTTCTAAAACCTAGACCCTTTATGAATGATTGTTGGGTTTGGTTATATCGTGGTGCATGGCACGAATGGGAATCTTATGAAATAGAAATGGCTGTTCCTATGAGTCCCGATCAAGTACTTAAAAAACGTCATGCTATATTCTATCATCAATCTCAAAAAGATGGAGTAATGTTTCAAGGAGACGATTCCAGAGAATTTTGGATGAGAGCTGAGGAACGCAACAGGAAAACTGCCAATAAATATAATGCTTTAGGTTTAGCAAATTATGCTGCAATGGAAGCTTTTGTAAGATATCATTTTTAA
- a CDS encoding sodium:solute symporter family protein — protein MIELSTIDIILIITFFAITLFIGIYVSKQSGKSSAEYFLSGRSMPWWLLGVSMVATTFSTDTPNLVTDIVRTNGVSGNWVWWAFLITGLLTVFVYAKLWRKSKINTDIEFYELRYGGAPARFLRSFRAIYLGIIFNILAMAGVTLAAIKIGSIMLGLEPLETVLYAGVITVVFSALGGFKGVVYTDFILFFTAMAGAIGAAYYLVGLPEIGGLESLLQHENVADKLNILPDFSNTEALITLLIIPLAVQWWSSWYPGAEPGGGGYIAQRMLAAKDENHAIGATFFFNIMHYALRPWPWIIVALASLIIFPDLASIQEAFPNVAEDKLGHDLAYSAMLTKLPSGLLGLVLASLVAAYMSTISTHLNWGSSYIVNDFYKQQINKNASEKQLVAVGRISTVLLMVFSALFALVLQNALQLFDIILMFGAGTGLIFILRWFWWRINAWSEISAMFVSGIVSVLITFTSLGETLFGNDALMPSWAKFPFIVLITSIVWIAVTYLTQPERKEVLQQFYKKIQPGGPGWNKVVNEARAENIEIIDSNEGWSVPSGIIAMLVGCVLIYSVMFATGHYIYGEYTSALTLSGLALISGFILIKLWKKIKTNIL, from the coding sequence ATGATTGAATTATCTACAATCGACATTATTCTCATAATTACTTTTTTTGCAATTACTCTTTTTATAGGCATTTATGTGTCAAAACAATCAGGAAAAAGTTCTGCTGAATACTTTTTATCAGGAAGAAGTATGCCTTGGTGGTTACTAGGAGTATCTATGGTAGCAACTACCTTTTCTACAGACACCCCAAATTTAGTTACTGATATTGTAAGAACAAATGGTGTTTCAGGTAATTGGGTATGGTGGGCATTTTTAATCACAGGGCTTCTTACTGTTTTTGTCTATGCAAAGCTCTGGCGAAAATCTAAAATAAATACCGATATTGAGTTTTATGAATTGCGCTATGGAGGTGCTCCTGCAAGATTCTTGCGAAGTTTTAGAGCAATTTATTTAGGAATTATTTTTAATATTCTTGCGATGGCTGGGGTTACGCTAGCGGCAATTAAAATTGGAAGCATCATGCTTGGACTAGAGCCGTTAGAAACGGTTCTATACGCAGGTGTTATTACAGTTGTTTTTAGTGCCTTAGGAGGGTTTAAAGGAGTCGTTTATACAGATTTTATTCTTTTTTTCACTGCAATGGCAGGAGCCATAGGAGCAGCATATTATTTAGTTGGGTTGCCAGAAATAGGTGGTTTAGAAAGTTTGCTTCAGCATGAAAATGTAGCAGACAAATTAAATATTTTACCAGACTTTAGTAATACTGAAGCCTTAATAACCTTACTCATAATTCCGCTGGCAGTACAGTGGTGGAGTTCGTGGTATCCAGGAGCAGAGCCTGGTGGTGGAGGTTATATTGCACAACGAATGTTGGCGGCTAAAGATGAAAATCATGCTATTGGTGCTACTTTTTTCTTTAATATTATGCACTATGCTTTACGTCCTTGGCCATGGATTATTGTGGCATTGGCCTCCCTTATTATTTTTCCAGACTTAGCAAGCATACAAGAAGCGTTTCCTAATGTGGCAGAAGATAAATTAGGGCATGATTTAGCTTATTCTGCGATGCTTACTAAACTCCCTAGTGGTTTATTAGGATTGGTTTTAGCATCCTTGGTTGCAGCTTATATGAGTACTATTTCTACGCATTTAAATTGGGGAAGTTCATATATAGTAAATGACTTTTACAAACAACAAATAAATAAAAACGCATCAGAAAAACAATTAGTTGCGGTTGGTAGAATTTCTACGGTATTGTTAATGGTTTTTAGTGCCTTATTTGCACTTGTTTTACAAAATGCACTTCAGTTGTTTGATATTATTTTAATGTTTGGAGCAGGAACAGGACTCATTTTTATTTTGCGTTGGTTTTGGTGGCGCATTAATGCTTGGAGTGAAATTTCAGCAATGTTTGTTTCAGGAATAGTATCCGTGTTAATTACATTTACTTCTTTAGGGGAAACATTGTTTGGGAACGATGCACTTATGCCTTCTTGGGCAAAATTTCCGTTTATAGTATTAATAACTTCTATAGTCTGGATAGCTGTAACTTATTTAACACAACCAGAAAGAAAAGAAGTCTTACAACAGTTTTATAAAAAAATTCAACCAGGTGGACCTGGATGGAATAAAGTCGTTAATGAAGCACGTGCAGAAAACATCGAAATAATAGATTCTAATGAAGGATGGAGTGTACCATCAGGAATAATCGCCATGTTAGTAGGTTGTGTGTTAATTTACAGTGTTATGTTTGCGACAGGACATTATATTTATGGCGAATATACGAGCGCATTGACACTATCAGGCTTGGCTTTGATTTCGGGATTTATTTTAATAAAACTTTGGAAAAAAATAAAGACTAACATCTTATAA
- a CDS encoding G-D-S-L family lipolytic protein: MKTNIMNTKYIWLLLICLGFVACNDPEDFIDPVEPEVVLPPLTAGSADFSKFVSVGASFTAGYADGALFNASQQNSFPNIMAEQFAKAGGGSFTQPMMTGNFGGLALGGTRIADPRLVFGGAGPVPLESIIGPIIVATDITNNPTGPFNNMGVPGAKSFHLLAPGYGNVAGVLSGQANPYYVRMASSPTATVLGDVIVQAPTFFSLSEVGGNDVLGYATSGGTGVDQTGNLNPATYGRNDITDPNVFAQAFNGMVTTLTSGGAKGVVANVPNITDLPHFTTIPYNPVPLDAATAGALNAGYATYNGGLQQAFAALTGTGLFTQEELDRRTINFVEGQNAMVVIDEDLTNLGAINPAFSGIPQYRQATADDLFILSLSSLIPQGYGTQIPLEDKWVLTPEEQTAIQTATDAYNATISSVASANGVALVDLQTILNQAATTGIPFDDYIVTADLVTGGTVSLDGIHLTARGYAFMANKFLEAIDATYGSNFVASGNVAKANDYGVMYSPGL; this comes from the coding sequence ATGAAAACAAATATTATGAATACTAAATATATATGGCTGCTATTAATCTGTTTAGGTTTTGTAGCATGTAACGATCCAGAAGATTTCATTGACCCAGTTGAGCCAGAAGTAGTACTCCCTCCTCTAACTGCTGGAAGTGCTGATTTTTCTAAATTTGTATCAGTAGGAGCATCGTTTACAGCAGGTTATGCTGATGGTGCTTTATTTAACGCTTCACAACAAAATTCATTTCCAAATATAATGGCTGAGCAGTTTGCTAAAGCTGGTGGTGGTTCGTTTACACAACCAATGATGACTGGTAATTTTGGTGGTTTAGCATTAGGAGGAACAAGAATAGCTGATCCTCGACTTGTTTTTGGAGGCGCTGGACCTGTACCACTGGAGTCTATAATTGGACCTATCATTGTTGCTACTGATATAACAAACAATCCAACTGGACCATTTAATAATATGGGAGTCCCTGGAGCCAAGAGTTTTCATTTATTAGCACCTGGATATGGAAATGTAGCTGGAGTTCTTTCAGGACAAGCAAATCCATATTATGTCCGTATGGCCTCAAGTCCAACTGCAACTGTATTAGGAGATGTCATCGTGCAAGCGCCTACTTTTTTCTCATTATCTGAAGTTGGAGGTAACGATGTTTTAGGGTATGCAACCTCTGGTGGAACTGGGGTTGACCAAACTGGAAATTTAAACCCTGCTACTTATGGAAGAAATGATATTACAGATCCAAATGTATTTGCACAAGCATTTAATGGAATGGTGACAACACTTACATCTGGTGGAGCCAAAGGTGTTGTAGCAAATGTGCCGAATATTACTGATTTACCTCATTTTACCACAATACCATATAACCCTGTGCCACTAGATGCGGCCACTGCTGGTGCTTTAAATGCTGGATATGCCACTTATAATGGTGGACTTCAACAAGCGTTTGCTGCGTTAACAGGGACGGGTTTATTTACTCAAGAAGAATTAGATAGGAGAACTATTAATTTTGTTGAAGGGCAAAATGCTATGGTTGTTATTGATGAAGATTTAACAAATTTAGGAGCTATTAATCCTGCTTTTTCTGGAATACCACAATATAGACAAGCAACAGCAGATGATCTCTTTATATTATCATTATCCTCACTAATTCCTCAAGGTTACGGAACTCAAATTCCTTTAGAGGATAAATGGGTGTTAACTCCTGAAGAACAAACAGCTATTCAAACAGCTACTGATGCTTATAATGCAACAATATCATCCGTTGCTTCTGCTAATGGTGTAGCTCTTGTAGATTTACAAACTATTTTAAATCAAGCAGCTACAACAGGAATCCCTTTTGATGATTATATTGTAACAGCCGATTTAGTTACAGGTGGAACAGTTAGCTTAGATGGTATTCACCTTACAGCAAGAGGTTATGCATTTATGGCTAATAAGTTTTTAGAAGCTATTGACGCTACATACGGTTCAAACTTTGTTGCCTCAGGAAATGTGGCAAAAGCTAATGATTATGGTGTTATGTATTCTCCTGGATTATAA
- a CDS encoding heparan-alpha-glucosaminide N-acetyltransferase domain-containing protein gives MISSNRVESVDLLRGLTIVAMILVNNPGTWSHVYAPLLHAEWHGLTPTDLIFPFFLFIVGISIHLAYRNKPKNKSTYKKIIIRSLKLFGLGFFLAWFLPYFPFFRDLEIVRIPGVLQRIGLVFLVSAILYLNFNWKVLLGIGLAILISYWIFLGFIPLPDGTLPTFDRASNNWAMYIDSNILREHMWKDDYDPEGLISTLPAIVSCISGVLIARILIGNYASKVLKLIIISLIFLVVGYTWSIWFPLNKAIWSSSFVLVTSGWATLILAIIYYLQDIKHIKFGAIFKQVGMNAITIFFLSGFVAKAFYLTKIGENKRIHSWLYDTFFTYDFFSDKFSSFLYALVVIGFYLLLANVLYRKKIFIKV, from the coding sequence ATGATTTCTAGCAATAGAGTTGAGTCTGTAGATCTATTACGAGGGTTGACAATTGTTGCAATGATATTGGTGAATAATCCAGGAACTTGGAGTCATGTTTATGCACCATTATTGCATGCCGAATGGCATGGATTAACACCAACCGATTTAATCTTCCCGTTCTTTTTATTTATTGTTGGCATTTCAATTCATTTGGCTTATAGAAATAAACCAAAGAATAAGTCTACTTATAAAAAGATAATTATAAGGAGCTTGAAGTTATTCGGTTTAGGTTTTTTCCTTGCATGGTTTTTACCATATTTTCCTTTTTTTAGAGATTTAGAAATAGTTAGAATTCCTGGTGTTTTACAACGTATAGGGTTAGTGTTTTTAGTTTCAGCAATTCTTTATTTAAATTTTAATTGGAAAGTTTTACTCGGAATTGGATTAGCAATTTTAATTAGCTATTGGATATTCTTAGGGTTTATTCCATTACCAGACGGAACATTGCCAACGTTTGATAGAGCCTCAAATAATTGGGCAATGTACATAGATTCAAATATACTTAGGGAACATATGTGGAAAGACGATTATGATCCAGAAGGATTAATAAGCACATTACCTGCTATTGTATCTTGTATTTCAGGGGTTTTAATAGCAAGGATATTAATAGGTAATTATGCGAGTAAAGTTTTGAAACTTATCATTATTTCTTTAATTTTTTTAGTAGTTGGTTATACTTGGAGTATTTGGTTTCCGTTAAACAAAGCTATTTGGAGTAGTAGTTTTGTATTAGTAACTAGTGGGTGGGCAACTTTAATTTTGGCAATAATTTACTATTTGCAAGACATAAAGCATATTAAGTTTGGAGCTATTTTCAAGCAAGTTGGGATGAACGCTATAACCATTTTTTTCTTATCTGGGTTTGTTGCTAAGGCATTTTATTTAACAAAAATTGGAGAAAATAAAAGAATACATTCATGGCTATACGACACCTTTTTCACGTATGATTTTTTTAGTGATAAATTTTCTTCTTTTCTGTATGCTTTAGTAGTAATTGGGTTTTATTTATTGCTAGCAAACGTATTATATAGAAAGAAAATATTTATTAAAGTATAG
- a CDS encoding TonB-dependent receptor: protein MRTILKIFLLFFCVSSYAQTTIKGKVTDDSGQPLPGANIIIVGTSTGTMTDFDGNYTLNTSQTPPFTIQVSSVGFETLTKEATTNNQVIDFALKEGSELDEIVISASRTPERIFESPVTVERFGLKEIKNTASADFYDGLENLKGVDVNTNSLTFKSINTRGFATFANNRFMQLVDGMDNSTPALNFPIGNLVGMIETDVQSVELLPGASSALYGANAFNGILFMTSKNPFDHSGISGYYKQGMTSQEANGDNTYTDFGIRAAYKFSDKFAGKVNFAYLKGTDWGATSEVDKNSTGGTRASNINYNGINVYGDEVATNIRSASGLGIIPDVVVSRTGYNERDLTDFNAESVKADWGLYYRPWATDFEISYVGKVGTGTTIYQGLNRYNIRNFFQEQHKLELKNDNFFLRGYVVADNAGDSYDMVFTGINILNAWKPHSQWFQEYIGAYAGIELSGNPLGLSEEQKHAAARSVAEQGRYEPGTPEFKAAFNRSVNDPDLKTGSKFQDASKYYHADGNYNFSHLIDFADIQVGGSYRQYSLNSGGTIYTDLDGPIDYSEYGVYTQIQKEFDFNDDLSLKLTGSVRYDKSEFFDGFVSPRISAGLTVNENHNIRASAQTGFRNPTTQDLFIGLDSGQGFLVGSSPDNLARWSRDLPVSASGQLLGQPATITQTGAAPYTNSYTGSSLKAFGATGNPAVLEVANPDLIKPEQVTSYEVGYRGKINRLIVDFSVYYNSYKDFISQEGVASPLYGTAGDGSLSILAIANGDFQGYSAYTNANAKVNSYGASIGISTKVFGDFDLSGSYTFAKLDFDQGKYPDFVTNFNTPEHKFKASFGNTNLFKNFGFNLAYRFSDDYYWEATFGDGVVPEFHVLDAQINLKVPSLKSTFKVGATNLLGDEYFTAFGSGFIGSQYYISWTINNL from the coding sequence ATGAGAACTATTCTAAAAATTTTTCTATTATTCTTTTGCGTATCATCCTATGCGCAAACTACTATAAAAGGTAAAGTTACCGACGATAGTGGACAGCCGCTCCCTGGAGCCAACATTATTATTGTTGGCACTTCTACTGGGACTATGACAGATTTTGATGGTAATTATACCTTAAATACAAGTCAAACACCTCCATTTACAATTCAAGTAAGTAGCGTTGGTTTTGAAACACTAACAAAAGAGGCAACAACAAATAACCAAGTAATTGACTTTGCTTTAAAAGAAGGTAGTGAATTAGATGAAATTGTAATATCAGCATCAAGAACTCCTGAACGAATCTTTGAGTCTCCTGTAACCGTTGAGCGTTTTGGTTTAAAAGAAATTAAAAATACGGCATCAGCTGACTTTTATGATGGGCTTGAAAATTTAAAAGGGGTAGATGTAAATACTAACAGTTTAACATTTAAGTCAATTAATACTCGTGGATTTGCAACATTTGCAAACAACCGTTTTATGCAATTGGTAGATGGTATGGACAATTCAACACCAGCTCTTAACTTTCCAATTGGAAATTTAGTGGGTATGATAGAAACTGATGTTCAAAGCGTAGAATTACTCCCTGGAGCATCATCAGCATTATATGGTGCAAATGCTTTTAACGGAATTTTATTTATGACTAGTAAAAACCCATTTGACCATTCTGGTATTAGTGGTTATTACAAACAAGGAATGACTTCTCAAGAAGCAAATGGTGATAACACATATACAGACTTTGGTATAAGAGCCGCCTATAAGTTTAGTGATAAATTTGCTGGAAAAGTGAATTTCGCATATTTAAAAGGAACTGATTGGGGTGCAACTAGTGAAGTTGACAAAAATTCTACTGGAGGGACAAGAGCTTCAAATATAAACTATAATGGTATAAATGTTTATGGTGATGAAGTAGCAACCAATATAAGATCGGCTTCTGGATTAGGAATCATTCCTGATGTTGTAGTAAGTAGAACTGGTTATAATGAAAGAGATTTAACTGATTTTAACGCAGAAAGTGTAAAAGCAGATTGGGGGTTATATTATAGACCTTGGGCAACCGATTTCGAAATTTCCTATGTTGGTAAAGTAGGAACTGGTACAACTATTTATCAAGGTTTAAATAGATATAATATTAGAAATTTCTTTCAAGAACAACATAAACTAGAATTAAAAAATGACAATTTCTTCTTAAGAGGTTATGTTGTTGCAGACAATGCTGGAGATTCATATGATATGGTGTTTACTGGAATCAACATACTTAATGCATGGAAACCTCACTCGCAATGGTTTCAAGAGTATATAGGTGCTTATGCTGGTATTGAACTAAGCGGAAACCCCCTAGGTTTAAGCGAAGAACAAAAACATGCTGCTGCAAGATCAGTAGCTGAACAAGGAAGATATGAACCTGGGACACCAGAGTTTAAAGCTGCTTTTAATAGAAGTGTAAATGATCCTGATTTAAAAACAGGATCTAAATTCCAAGACGCTTCTAAATATTATCATGCAGATGGTAATTACAATTTTAGCCATCTAATTGATTTTGCAGACATCCAAGTTGGTGGTTCTTATAGACAATATAGTCTAAATTCTGGAGGTACTATTTATACAGATTTAGATGGACCAATAGATTATTCTGAATATGGAGTTTATACTCAAATTCAAAAAGAATTTGATTTTAATGATGATTTAAGCTTAAAATTAACGGGATCTGTTCGATATGACAAGTCTGAGTTTTTTGATGGTTTTGTTTCTCCACGTATTTCGGCAGGCTTGACTGTAAATGAAAATCATAATATTAGAGCTTCAGCTCAAACCGGATTTAGAAATCCAACAACTCAAGATTTATTTATTGGATTAGATTCTGGACAAGGATTCTTAGTTGGCTCTTCACCTGATAACTTGGCAAGATGGTCAAGAGATTTACCAGTAAGTGCATCAGGTCAGTTATTAGGGCAACCAGCTACTATTACTCAAACTGGCGCTGCACCTTATACTAATTCGTATACAGGCAGTTCATTAAAAGCCTTTGGAGCTACTGGAAATCCTGCTGTTTTAGAAGTTGCAAACCCAGATTTAATAAAACCTGAACAAGTTACATCCTACGAAGTAGGATACAGAGGTAAAATAAATAGATTAATTGTAGATTTCAGCGTTTACTATAATAGTTATAAAGATTTTATTTCTCAAGAAGGCGTAGCATCTCCATTGTATGGTACAGCTGGAGATGGTTCTTTATCTATTTTAGCAATAGCAAATGGAGATTTCCAAGGGTATAGTGCCTATACTAATGCAAATGCAAAAGTTAATTCATATGGCGCTTCAATTGGAATATCTACTAAAGTTTTTGGTGATTTTGATTTAAGTGGAAGTTATACTTTTGCAAAATTAGATTTTGACCAAGGAAAGTATCCAGATTTTGTAACAAATTTCAACACTCCTGAACATAAGTTTAAGGCTTCTTTTGGGAATACTAACTTATTTAAAAACTTTGGTTTTAATCTAGCCTACAGATTTAGTGACGATTATTACTGGGAAGCTACTTTTGGTGATGGTGTTGTCCCAGAATTTCATGTACTTGACGCACAAATTAATTTAAAAGTTCCTAGTTTAAAATCAACTTTTAAAGTTGGTGCTACAAATTTATTAGGAGACGAATATTTCACAGCCTTTGGCTCTGGATTCATCGGTTCTCAATACTATATCTCATGGACAATTAACAACTTATAA
- the atpD gene encoding F0F1 ATP synthase subunit beta — protein sequence MSKVTGKVAQIVGPVIDVEFGAGAELPKIYDSLEINRPDGSILVLEVQSHIGEDTVRTIAMDSSDGLSRGTEVTATGAPIQMPIGDDVYGRLFNVIGDAIDGLGNLPKAGDAGLPIHRQAPKFEDLSTSTEVLFTGIKVIDLIEPYAKGGKIGLFGGAGVGKTVLIQELINNIAKGHGGLSVFAGVGERTREGNDLLREMLESGIIRYGDDFMHSMEEGGWDLSKVDKSKMKESKATFVFGQMNEPPGARARVALSGLTIAEYFRDGAGEGQGKDVLFFVDNIFRFTQAGSEVSALLGRMPSAVGYQPTLATEMGAMQERITSTKRGSITSVQAVYVPADDLTDPAPATTFAHLDATTVLSRKIAELGIYPAVDPLDSTSRILTADILGAEHYDCAQRVKELLQRYKELQDIIAILGMEELSEEDKMAVGRARRVQRFLSQPFHVAEQFTGIPGVLVDIKETIKGFNMIMDGELDHLPEAAFNLKGTIEEAIEAGDKMLAEA from the coding sequence ATGTCAAAAGTTACAGGTAAAGTTGCACAAATAGTAGGTCCAGTTATCGATGTTGAATTCGGTGCTGGTGCTGAACTTCCAAAGATTTATGATTCGTTAGAAATTAACAGACCTGATGGTTCTATTTTAGTACTAGAAGTACAATCTCACATTGGTGAGGATACTGTACGTACTATCGCCATGGACTCTTCTGATGGCTTAAGTAGAGGTACAGAAGTTACTGCAACTGGTGCTCCAATACAAATGCCAATTGGTGACGATGTTTATGGTCGTCTTTTTAATGTCATTGGAGATGCTATTGATGGTCTTGGAAATTTACCTAAAGCTGGAGATGCTGGCTTACCAATTCACCGTCAAGCGCCTAAATTTGAAGATTTATCAACATCTACTGAAGTTTTATTTACCGGTATTAAAGTAATCGATTTAATTGAGCCTTATGCAAAAGGTGGTAAAATTGGTTTATTTGGTGGTGCTGGTGTAGGTAAAACAGTATTAATTCAGGAGTTGATTAACAATATTGCAAAAGGTCATGGTGGTTTATCAGTATTTGCCGGTGTAGGTGAAAGAACTCGTGAAGGAAATGACCTTTTAAGAGAAATGTTAGAATCTGGAATTATCCGTTATGGTGATGATTTTATGCACTCTATGGAAGAAGGGGGATGGGATTTATCTAAAGTAGATAAATCTAAAATGAAAGAATCTAAAGCAACATTTGTATTCGGACAAATGAATGAGCCTCCTGGAGCACGTGCACGTGTTGCCTTATCTGGTTTAACTATTGCTGAATATTTCCGTGATGGTGCTGGTGAAGGACAAGGAAAAGATGTGCTTTTCTTCGTAGATAACATTTTCCGTTTTACACAAGCTGGTTCTGAGGTGTCTGCATTACTTGGTCGTATGCCTTCTGCGGTGGGTTACCAACCAACATTAGCAACTGAAATGGGTGCTATGCAAGAGCGTATTACTTCAACAAAAAGAGGTTCTATTACATCTGTGCAAGCGGTTTACGTGCCTGCAGATGATTTAACAGATCCTGCGCCTGCTACAACTTTTGCTCACTTAGATGCAACAACAGTATTATCTCGTAAAATTGCTGAGTTAGGTATTTATCCTGCAGTAGATCCATTAGATTCTACATCAAGAATTTTAACTGCTGATATTTTAGGAGCTGAACATTACGATTGTGCACAAAGAGTAAAAGAGTTATTACAACGTTATAAAGAATTACAAGATATTATTGCTATTCTAGGTATGGAAGAATTATCTGAAGAAGATAAAATGGCTGTAGGTAGAGCTAGACGTGTACAACGTTTCTTGTCTCAACCTTTCCACGTAGCAGAGCAGTTTACAGGTATCCCAGGTGTTTTGGTTGATATTAAAGAAACTATTAAAGGGTTTAACATGATTATGGATGGTGAATTAGATCACTTACCTGAAGCTGCGTTTAACCTTAAAGGAACTATTGAAGAAGCTATTGAAGCTGGAGATAAAATGCTTGCTGAAGCGTAA